Below is a window of Planktothrix tepida PCC 9214 DNA.
ACCTCGATGGCTTGGTCAGATGGAGAATTAGCAACAGAAGAAGTTGACGTGATGTTGAATCAGTTTAGTCGTTTGTTCGCCAAACAGGAACAACAACAGCAACAACTTCAACAGGAATTAAGGGATTATTTAATGCAAAATATCCCCTTAGACGAGTTAATCCCAAAACTAGAAACCCAAGCTGAACGAGAACTGGTACTCGTTTTAGGATATGAAGTAATTAACTCTAGTTCTCGTACCCCCGATGAACCTAAAATCAACCCGGAAGAAGCAGCGGCTTATCAAAAATTATTGCAGTTACTGAATCTCCCCCCAGAAGTGGTT
It encodes the following:
- a CDS encoding TerB family tellurite resistance protein is translated as MEVPPPPSITPRQMNLLRVVTSMAWSDGELATEEVDVMLNQFSRLFAKQEQQQQQLQQELRDYLMQNIPLDELIPKLETQAERELVLVLGYEVINSSSRTPDEPKINPEEAAAYQKLLQLLNLPPEVVQRLESEMDSPSHSKTELIETITRKLGEFIQK